The Accipiter gentilis chromosome 8, bAccGen1.1, whole genome shotgun sequence genomic sequence ATTCACGTGCACCACTGACCCCTGTGAATTGTGCTGGTTGGACCCAGTTCACCCACTGGTGGTCAGACTGGCATGCAGTGATGGCTTGCCAGTGGTGGCAGAAGTACAGATTCCTCTAAGGGTTCTGTGTGTGAAGACAAAACGCTGCTCTTCAAGACAGCCATTTCTTAGATATGtcaaactaattttaaatttatGAGAATACTATTATTATAAATAAACAAATTTGGATGACTATAAAGAACTGCTCTTGTTCCTTCACAGTTCAGATCAAAAATTAACTATTGGTCTCTTCTTTAGACTTTAGATTCCCTTGGGAGAGCTGTTGCTGACTCTGATCTTGCTGAGATGGCTGAGCAGCTAGTGGTCTTCACTGATCAGTGCAAAGAACAGCTGGCTTTCCGCTACCTGGCTGGGCAGAATGGTGCCTATTCTGTGGTATTCTCTGCCTGCCAGTTGGCTTCAGGAGACAGAAATTTAATGCTGAAAGCCTTTTATACGCTGTCTGCCATCTTGGATGGGCAGCCAGACCTACTTGACTCCGCTGGCCAGGATCTACTGCTACACACTCTGAAGAAATATAGGGACGATGCGGAAATGACGCTGGCTGGGATCCGATGCATTCGGCACGCCTGTCTGAAACATGAGCAGAATCGTCAGGACTTTGTGAAAGGTGGGGTTCTGCCACTTCTGACTGGAGCTATAGTCCAGCACGGAGACAGTGCCGATGTCGTCCGAACGGCCTCCTCAGCGCTCAGGGTCATGACATTTGATGATGACATCCGTGTGCCCTTTGGTCATGCTCATGATCATGCTAAAATGATTGTGTTGGAAAACGATGGGTTGAGAGTCCTCATCGAAGCTGCAAAAGGTAAAATTAACCCCATGATTGTTGATCCTAATTTTGAATTATCTGTGCTTTCTTATCTCAAAACTGCGCTTTGTCATAACTTGAAGCTCCCCAGAGATGATTCAGAAATTTGCCACTAAGTGATGTTTAATTCTTTTGATGAAATATGCCCcgagagagaaaaataatatgaCCTCTCCAGAGGCTAGCAGCAGCACCAAGGTGGCAGTTATCAGAGCTCTTTGTCAGTCTGTCTAGGAAGTATTTTACAGCCCAGTGCAGGTTTACAGGCACGTTATCCCTGCTGAGGTGCTGCATTCTTGCCAAGAAAAGATGTTCTGTCTCAGTCTAGATACAGAGTGAACAGGACGTCATCTGTGCTGTTTTAATATAGAAAGTGAAATACACTGTTTCCTGTGTTTCTTTAATGAAGCAAAGTGAAACACCTTGATTCTGCGGCACCCCTCCTTGCTCATAGTTACTCATCATCTTTCCTCTGCAGCGTTCACAGATAACTCCAGTGTTCTCAGTGAACTCTGTGCCACCCTTTCTCGCCTCTCTGTCAGGAATGAATTCTGTCAAGAAATTGTGGATCTTGGCGGCTTAAATTTTATGGTGGCGCTACTGGCTGACTGCATTGACCATCCGGTGAGTGATGTAAAGTGTACTTGGGAGTGGAAGTAATACAG encodes the following:
- the ARMC6 gene encoding armadillo repeat-containing protein 6 isoform X2 gives rise to the protein MGSKQIAQETFDDAVQENITEFEMDPEEAVREAVQQFESQGVDLSNIVKAVRQPASENGQKQKHEILLTLDSLGRAVADSDLAEMAEQLVVFTDQCKEQLAFRYLAGQNGAYSVVFSACQLASGDRNLMLKAFYTLSAILDGQPDLLDSAGQDLLLHTLKKYRDDAEMTLAGIRCIRHACLKHEQNRQDFVKGGVLPLLTGAIVQHGDSADVVRTASSALRVMTFDDDIRVPFGHAHDHAKMIVLENDGLRVLIEAAKAFTDNSSVLSELCATLSRLSVRNEFCQEIVDLGGLNFMVALLADCIDHPDVVKQVLSAIRAVAGNDDVKDAIVNAGGTDLIVLAISHHLANPQICEQGCAALCMLALRKPENCNVIMEGGGALAALQAMKAHPREVAVQKQACMLIRNLVSRSRDFSQPILDMGAENLITEARATHRDCDDVAKAALRDLGCKVELRELWTGQKGSLAQ
- the ARMC6 gene encoding armadillo repeat-containing protein 6 isoform X1, coding for MGSKQIAQETFDDAVQENITEFEMDPEEAVREAVQQFESQGVDLSNIVKAVRQPASENGQKQKHEILLTLDSLGRAVADSDLAEMAEQLVVFTDQCKEQLAFRYLAGQNGAYSVVFSACQLASGDRNLMLKAFYTLSAILDGQPDLLDSAGQDLLLHTLKKYRDDAEMTLAGIRCIRHACLKHEQNRQDFVKGGVLPLLTGAIVQHGDSADVVRTASSALRVMTFDDDIRVPFGHAHDHAKMIVLENDGLRVLIEAAKAFTDNSSVLSELCATLSRLSVRNEFCQEIVDLGGLNFMVALLADCIDHPDVVKQVLSAIRAVAGNDDVKDAIVNAGGTDLIVLAISHHLANPQICEQGCAALCMLALRKPENCNVIMEGGGALAALQAMKAHPREVAVQKQACMLIRNLVSRSRDFSQPILDMGAENLITEARATHRDCDDVAKAALRDLGCKVELRELWTAERPRRADEETLRS